TAATCGGTCTAAAAATTCAAAACCATCTAACTCTGGCATATTAATATCCAATAATATTAAAATATTAGGTTTCCCTTTTAAAAGTGTTTCTCTCAAATCATTTAGTGCTTCAATGGGATTCGTAAAGCACCTAATATCATCTGTCAAAAAAGACTTTTTTATAAGGGATTTATGAATGAAATTTACGGTCAGATCATCGTCAACTACGAAAACAATATCATAAGGGGGATTACAATCTTGCATATTTAGAAATTATTAAAGTTATATTAATTTAGAATTTTCATTTAGCTCAAGTAACGTCTTAAGTTGATTGGACTCTAATGGCTTGTTCAAAAAATGTCGTACATACTCCGGATATTCAAGCGCAAGCCGTTTATCCTTTTCAGAGATGGAAGAAGATACTATAATTACGTCTAAAGATTGTGTAATACCTTCTTTTAAGAGACAATCCAGAAATTCGAATCCGTTCATCTCAGGCATATTGATATCCAATAGAATCAAGGAGGATTTAAGGCTATTTCGGTTTTCCAACAAAACTTTAAGGCCTTCTTCGGGATTTGTAAATGAAAAAACGCTTTGAAAACCTAATCTTTTCAAAAGCATTGTATGTAAGAAGTTTACCGTTTCAAAATCATCAATTAAGTAAATATTATTGTAGCTCTTCATTGGAACGGTAGTACTTTTAAACCATTGCTAAGTCCAATCACAAATAATACTTTTTAAGCAATTGAAAATAAATTCTTACAAAAATAACGGTAAAAGACTATTTATATTGTAATTATTTTTGATCTCCTCAATCTCAGCTTAAAGCCGAACTGTTTGAAAATACAAGAACAAGAACCTCAAATCTTACGCCTAACTTTTGTGCATGGATGCTATCGGGTTTTTGTAGCGTTCCGGCAGATACGCGTAAAGCAAAAAACCGAAAGGGCGCAACCTACTTTTTGGATTTCAGTATCCCATGTCCTCTCCCGTTCCCCTTGGCCTTATCGATGCACTTCCAAGGGATTTGATGATCTTGGCCGCCACCTGTAATTTATTGGTCGGTATACTTGGAGCTTTGACTCCCATGGTCTTAAGAAGCTTGAAGGCCATGTCCTTTTCTTTGGTGGACAGTCCTCACCTTGGAAAAGAACTTCCCAGGTTCCTTATCATCGTCCTTTCCATGTTCTTGATAATAGCGATGATCCTATCGATTTTCTTCATCATCTTCGTTTCCAACTTTTTGATATTGTCAAGTACGACCTTTAGTCCTCCTCCAAAGGGGTCCAGGTTGTTTTCCCGGAAGTAGGTGACCATCCCGTCCAATACGTCGCTATGGGACTTGTTGAACCTTTTGGAATAGGTTCGAAAGCGTGTGGCCGTCTCTTTCTTTAGGGTTATATTGGAATACCCACCTGTTCCTTTCTTCGTTCCGTTGTTTGTTGATTGCTTTTCCATGGTCCAATTTTGTTTTTCCGCTAAAAATTCCCAGTGTTTACAGGGCTTCCCAAAGGGTTCACTGTAGATTTTGGAAAAGTCTACTGTAACCCCTGTTTTTACACGGTATTCCAAAATTCATTCAATTAACTGGTTTTCAACGTTTTGAATACCCGAAAACAACCGTGATGGCGCAATCTGCGCATCACCCTCTTGCTATTTCTTCGTCCCGCAAGCGGGACCGAATAAATACATGCTGATTTGGAAATCAGCTACCACTGTAATTTTGTGTTCGTTGTACGGACTTTAGGAAAGTCAAATCAATTATTTGTTTGCCGCACAAATTATGCTTGAAAGCATATTATAAATATACCTATTTTATCATTAGCAAAATAAATTGTGAATGGATGAATGGTATTAAGAAATGATTTTGGCAATTAATTTTCTTAAGATATAACAATCACCTATTCATAAATCCATACAAAACAAAAGGCAAGATAATTGAGCCAAATATAAGTGCCATTGAATATATGAAATCAGTTATTCCTCCGCCTCTATCAGTCTTTGGTTCTTTCTTAAATAATCCTTTGTATATTCTTCTGAGAGGCCATTGCAACATTAAAAAAGCTAATGGCATTAAAGTAAATGGCCCTAATTTTTCAGTTATTATTATTGGAAAATTATTTACAAAATTCCCACCATAAACCATCAGTATAATTGCTATTGCAAAACAACCTAAATACAGAATATCCTTTTTAAGTATTTCACCATCAATATAAAACCAAATAGAAACTCCGGCATATAAAAACCAAGTTACTCTTTCTTTTTCCATCATATCGCTATTTCCATTGATATACAGAAAATGAAATACTAAAAATATCAAGAGTGCCAAAGATATTATGGCAAACCTTCCTTCAATGGTTTTAAAGAATTGCTTCTTATCTGGATAGACGCTCATTTTTGTATAAACTGTAATAGTATTTATTGATGATGTGCTTACCGGTGTTAATTTGAAAAATTCTGGAATTCTAGAATTGACTTTTTTTATTCCACCACCAAAGTCAATCTTGAAATGATTATTATTTTCCGTTACCACATAAACGTTATCATATTCAGTATCATCAGAAGGAATATAAATCAATATGTCCTGGCCTTTAAAATCACTAGTCTCATCACCTCCTGTATATCCCAATATTTCAATTGGTCCCTTTATATCTTCAGGGTACTTTAAATAGTTAATCAAGAAAAAGAACAATTGGTTAGAAATGTTATCGATTCTTATTTGGATTGAGTCTTCAAGTTGGAACAAATTAAAGGTCCTTTCGTTATATAAACTTTCCAAATACAAATCAATCCATTGTCTGATAGCCAACTTTAGATACTTCTCGGAATAACCTTTTACATTAATCAATCCTTGCATTATTCTAGTAGTTATGCTGTATTTCTCGGATTAGACTATGATAGGCTTCAGAAAAACAACGAATCTCCTTTTCTTCGTGATACCTTGTATATAATTCCAAAAAAAGTCTCAAAACAAAGTATAAGATAACAAGTGTCCAGTTGGAAATAATAAACGCCAAAATCAAAGAAGTCAAAATACCCAAAACATTTATGGTCTTGACCAAAATTTTCAAGGGTTTGATAAAATCTGTTTGAACAACGAATTCATTCTTTCCGTTCAATTTTCCCTTAACTCTGTAAAACTTATAAGATTTTTGCCGTACCAATTCGAATTCCCGCATTTTGACAAAGCCATTATATTCATCTAAAGATATAAGCTTATGTAGAGTCGAAATAGTATAATCTGTTTTGGTAAGTGTAATATTCAAAATTTTATTTTAAGTCTTTGACCAACCTAAAAAATGTCATAAAACGAAGTTTGACAATTTCTATTATAAAGAAATAGAACTAACAATTAAAACAAGTGAAATTATTATAAATCGATTTGAAATTTAACAAATAGGTCGTTATTATGTTAAATCTTGTTAAAAAATGTGGTGTTTGCAAATTGTTTGCAAAAAATAGGCCCCAGAAAGAGAAACTCTCGGAGGCCCAATGAATCCAAGTGATCGCGAAAGGATTCGAACCTTTGACCGTCTGCTTAGAAGGCAGATGCTCTATCCAGCTGAGCTACGCGACCCAATACATTTAAAAGGATGGTTTTTTAAATGTGGCTGCAAATTTAGTAAAAAATACATATTGGTAAAACCAAATCGTGCTAAAAGATACCCTATTATAAAAAGTAACTAAGAGCTTGTAGTTTTATAGCCCTCGTAGTGGTCAAAATTGTCATAGAGTTGGTCCAATACCTGGTAGAAAATATCAAACTCTTTTTCGGTAATATTAATGGTACTTACCTTCCTTAGGTCTTTGATTATGGGCAGTACACGTTCCATAAGTTTTTGGCCCTCGTCCGTCATGACCAATTTATAACGTTTTTGGTCGTCCCTGAACCGCTGTTTTTTTAGTAAACCTTTTTTGCAAAGCCCACTGATAACACGGGAAGTGGTGGCCCTATTTCTAAAGTTGGATTTGGCGATGTCCGCCTGGGATGCATTCTTGCCTTCCAGATGTACTCGTTGTAGTAGGACCCATTGCTCAATGGTCAAATCGATATCATTGTCCAAAAAGGCCTGTAAAAAGGTGCTTTGTACCTTTTTTAAGGTGCGGTCAATATATACGCCAAATCCTTCGGTCCTGTCCATATGCGGTAGCTTACGGACAAAAATACATAGAAAATCGTTAAAATTGTTGTTAATGCAACAAAATGAAATATTTTTTGTAATTTTAAACCTTCCAAGGATAATGGATGAACAGGCATGCCGATACAGTTTAAAACATACATTTTAGAAGATAGCACTTATAAGGGCGGAAGCAAGAAAATTGTTATGCCAGAGGGTGTGGAAGTGCATAAGTTATCTTCCAATGAAAACCCTTTAGGGTATTCCCCTAAGGTTAAAAAGGCGCTAATGGATTCACTCGAGGAGCTGAGTCTGTATCCGGATAATACCGATATCCGACTAAGACAGGCCTTGGTCAGGGATTTTAAACAAGAACTTAACCAGGACCATTTTATTACCTCCAATAGTGGCTCGGAAATCATTGATATGATTTCAAAGGCTTTTCTTAACGAGGGCGATGAAGTGATTGTAAGTCAGCCTTGTTTTTTGCCCTATACCGCATTCACGCGTTGGATGGGGGCTACCGCCATCAACGTTCCCATGACGGAAAACTTTGATTATAATCTGGAGGGGATTTTAAATGCGGTGAACGAACGAACGAAGTTGATATTTTTGGCCTCACCGAATAATCCATCCGGGAATTATATTCCCAAAGAAGATTTGACTGCCTTTTTAAATAAAGTTCCATCCCACGTCATTGTGGTTTTGGATGAGGTGTACCGTCATTTTGCAGAAGCTGCGGACTATACATCGGCATTACCTTTTGTGAAAAATGATCAGAACATCATTGCCATTAACAGTTTTTCCAAAACCTATGGATTGGCT
This window of the Maribacter cobaltidurans genome carries:
- a CDS encoding response regulator, producing MQDCNPPYDIVFVVDDDLTVNFIHKSLIKKSFLTDDIRCFTNPIEALNDLRETLLKGKPNILILLDINMPELDGFEFLDRLNHFRGTETVETMMVTSSIDSSDLKRAMNHPLALGCISKPLRMADISILKKNLTEV
- a CDS encoding response regulator, with translation MKSYNNIYLIDDFETVNFLHTMLLKRLGFQSVFSFTNPEEGLKVLLENRNSLKSSLILLDINMPEMNGFEFLDCLLKEGITQSLDVIIVSSSISEKDKRLALEYPEYVRHFLNKPLESNQLKTLLELNENSKLI
- a CDS encoding BfmA/BtgA family mobilization protein, with the protein product MEYRVKTGVTVDFSKIYSEPFGKPCKHWEFLAEKQNWTMEKQSTNNGTKKGTGGYSNITLKKETATRFRTYSKRFNKSHSDVLDGMVTYFRENNLDPFGGGLKVVLDNIKKLETKMMKKIDRIIAIIKNMERTMIRNLGSSFPR
- a CDS encoding MarR family winged helix-turn-helix transcriptional regulator, whose product is MDRTEGFGVYIDRTLKKVQSTFLQAFLDNDIDLTIEQWVLLQRVHLEGKNASQADIAKSNFRNRATTSRVISGLCKKGLLKKQRFRDDQKRYKLVMTDEGQKLMERVLPIIKDLRKVSTINITEKEFDIFYQVLDQLYDNFDHYEGYKTTSS
- the hisC gene encoding histidinol-phosphate transaminase, giving the protein MPIQFKTYILEDSTYKGGSKKIVMPEGVEVHKLSSNENPLGYSPKVKKALMDSLEELSLYPDNTDIRLRQALVRDFKQELNQDHFITSNSGSEIIDMISKAFLNEGDEVIVSQPCFLPYTAFTRWMGATAINVPMTENFDYNLEGILNAVNERTKLIFLASPNNPSGNYIPKEDLTAFLNKVPSHVIVVLDEVYRHFAEAADYTSALPFVKNDQNIIAINSFSKTYGLAGLRVGYCYAPLHISNYIRKICKPFLLSTMALEGAIAALEDTEFVEKTVALIRQEREFVLRGLSALQIKFWPSQGNFVMIQPTIPDTELVALLEQKGIMVRPVGNFGAPGKVRISFGTRASNEVLLNALESIVKMKTVMS